From Neobacillus sp. PS2-9, the proteins below share one genomic window:
- a CDS encoding response regulator transcription factor codes for MEILLVDDHRSVVEGTKMLIEAEPEMNVTIETDVYCVPDLVRLKTFDVILFDLYMPNINGADLARKVLEDVPDAVILIYSGFDIAPHFNLLMDSGVSGFVAKTSTREQLVQAIRSAARKEAIVPMHLLKQLRRQEIVVQGDKANEKTTIGKKEETLLRELAKGHSNKEISKTLLISQRSLEYSLTELFQKLNVNSRVEAIKKSKSLGILPNEDLY; via the coding sequence ATGGAAATATTGTTGGTTGATGATCATCGATCAGTCGTCGAAGGAACAAAAATGTTGATAGAAGCAGAGCCGGAAATGAATGTCACGATTGAAACGGACGTATATTGTGTCCCTGACTTAGTTCGTCTGAAGACATTTGATGTGATTCTATTTGACCTATATATGCCCAATATCAATGGGGCCGATTTGGCACGGAAGGTGCTCGAGGATGTTCCTGATGCCGTAATTTTAATTTATTCCGGATTTGATATTGCCCCGCATTTTAATTTGCTGATGGATTCAGGGGTTTCGGGCTTTGTAGCGAAAACGTCAACCCGCGAGCAATTGGTTCAGGCGATTCGAAGTGCTGCGAGGAAAGAAGCCATCGTTCCTATGCATCTGTTAAAGCAGCTTAGACGTCAGGAAATCGTGGTCCAAGGGGATAAGGCAAATGAAAAGACTACGATTGGAAAAAAAGAAGAAACACTTCTTCGGGAATTAGCAAAAGGGCACAGTAACAAAGAAATTTCTAAGACACTATTAATCAGTCAACGTTCATTAGAATACAGTCTAACGGAACTGTTTCAAAAACTAAATGTGAACTCCAGGGTGGAAGCCATCAAAAAATCTAAAAGCCTAGGTATTTTACCAAATGAAGATTTATATTAA
- a CDS encoding HlyD family efflux transporter periplasmic adaptor subunit produces MNTKQKKKSKKKIVIWSIVGLIVASLISAVLLTPKGLGNVEKEKAQTGDITTYYSFSGAVEAKNRKTITSEEAMQIKEIKVKVGDQVKNGDVLMVTKQGDKIKSTLDGEISKIHVEKNAELMSGEQLIDIVNYSVLQTTVKVDEYDLKYLKVGQEVNVTINALEKEIKGTVTEISKEATNENGVSYFTATIDLVKDEGIKVGMSTEAKILKQQAKGVVTLSMKAIQFDSNNKPYVLIPTEKGMTTKNYIQPGINDGTTIEIKDGVSAGEEVIISSDNKEVSHADMMQGGTNNE; encoded by the coding sequence ATGAATACAAAGCAAAAAAAGAAGAGTAAGAAGAAGATCGTGATTTGGTCGATTGTAGGGCTAATCGTTGCCTCGCTGATTTCAGCGGTGTTATTGACGCCGAAGGGATTAGGAAACGTTGAGAAAGAAAAAGCACAAACCGGGGACATTACTACCTATTACAGCTTTTCGGGTGCAGTAGAAGCGAAAAACAGGAAGACAATTACGAGTGAAGAGGCCATGCAAATAAAAGAAATTAAGGTTAAAGTTGGAGACCAAGTGAAAAACGGAGATGTCTTGATGGTAACGAAACAGGGAGACAAAATAAAGTCTACATTAGACGGGGAGATTTCGAAAATCCATGTAGAGAAAAACGCGGAGCTAATGTCTGGGGAGCAGCTCATCGATATCGTTAACTATTCCGTGTTACAAACCACCGTAAAGGTCGACGAATATGACCTGAAATATTTAAAGGTAGGTCAAGAGGTCAATGTAACAATCAATGCACTTGAAAAAGAAATAAAAGGAACGGTTACTGAGATTTCTAAGGAAGCAACTAATGAAAACGGAGTGTCTTATTTTACTGCAACTATTGATCTGGTTAAAGATGAAGGAATCAAAGTGGGAATGAGTACAGAAGCTAAAATATTGAAACAACAGGCAAAGGGTGTAGTGACTTTATCCATGAAAGCCATTCAATTTGATAGCAATAATAAACCTTATGTTTTGATTCCAACAGAAAAAGGGATGACAACCAAAAACTATATTCAACCAGGCATTAACGATGGAACGACGATTGAAATTAAAGACGGTGTGAGTGCTGGTGAAGAGGTCATCATTTCATCTGATAATAAAGAGGTTTCTCATGCAGATATGATGCAGGGAGGAACCAATAATGAGTGA